The sequence below is a genomic window from Serratia nevei.
AATTCGCTATGCATGGGACTTACAGCACCAGTATTTAAAAGAGTCTGGTTTAGACCGCGGGTTGAAGGGAATGCTTGCAAAATGGTTGCTACATAAAATTAGGATTTGGGACTGCAGAACCACTAATGGCGTTGACCATTTTGTGGCAAACTCTCAATTTATTGCTCGCAGAATAAAAAAAGTATACGGACGTGATGCAGATGTCATTTATCCGCCTGTGGATGTCGAGCGTTTCAACTTCTGCTCAGAGAAAGAAGATTATTATGTCACTGCATCACGCCTCGTACCTTATAAAAGAGTCGATCTTATTGTTGATGCATTCAGTGCCATGCCAGATAAAAAGTTGGTTGTGATTGGTGATGGTAGTGAGATGAAAAAAATAAAGTCGAAAGCAGCCGGAAATGTTGAAATTCTAGGTTATCAAACCAATGATGTAATGCAAAAATATATGGAAAGGGCTCGTGCATTTATTTTTGCAGCGGAAGAGGATTTCGGAATTACTCCAGTAGAAGCTCAGGCTTGTGGCACTCCTGTGATTGCTTACGGAAAAGGTGGGTCTCTCGAAACGGTAAGGCCGTTTGGAGTTATGCACCCAACGGGTATTCTGTTTGATCAGCAAACGCCTCAATCTGTGATAGCTGCTGTCCAGCATTTTGAAAAAATAAAAGATAGCTTTGTTGCTGAAGATTGTCGAAATCATGCGATGAAATTTTCAAGTGAACGTTTCCAGAAGGAAATGGGTGAATATATATCATCCAAATGGGAACAGTTTGAAGAAAGCAAGAAAATAGTATACTAATTTATTATGGTGGGCTCTCGAATAGAATGCATTAGCTGAGATAAATGCATCGCTTTATTTTATTCGAGTTTTTATAAGGCGATTAAAGCCATTCAGGAATGGGTAAAACTGATGAAAAGAAATAATGTTTTTTGGGGGGGGGCTTTCCCAAAAGTATTTCTTGCTGCGGCTGATTTGTTGTTTTTTAATTTAGCAATTGTTTTTGCTTATTTTATTATGTGTTTTTTGTTTGATAACGTATCTGTTTTTATTCCTGCGAATGAAATGAATATGAGGTTTTTATCTCATTTCTTCCTTTCTGTCATTTGCATAGGATGGTTTTGGACTCGACTTAGACACTATTCTTACCGGAAGCCTTTTTGGTTTGAATTGAAAGAAATTATAAGAACATTAATAATTTTCGCGGTTCTAGATCTGGCATTAGTTGCATTCTCAAAATGGAACTTTTCTCGGTTACTATGGTTGGTTACCTGGACGCTGATCCTTGTCGCCGTTCCGCTAGGTCGTAGCTTAGCCAAGCACATTCTGAATAAACTTAATTTGTGGAAAAAAAACACTATCATCATTGGGTCTGGTCGTAACGCATTTGAGGCATATGCTGCTCTACAAAGTGAAGAAGTGTTATGATTCAACGTTTCCGCGTTTGTGTGCACAGATTCACCATGTGAAAGAGAATATAATGGTATTCCTGTAATTAATAGTGAAAAGGAATTATGGGAAATTGCAGACATAGAAAATACTCAATTCATTGTGGCTCTCGAATTTGAGCAACATAGCTTGCGTGATTGGTGGCTAAAAAATCTAGCAAAACACAATTGTCGTTCAGTATCTGTCATTCCTACTTTACGAGGAGTACCTCTTTACGGTACTGACATGTCATTTATTTTTAGTCATGAAGTGATGATTCTTAGGGTCAGCAATAATTTAGCAAAACGCTCATCGCGTTTTCTTAAACGTATCTTTGATATTTTCGGTTCATTTGCAATAATGCTCGTTTTGTCGCCAGTGCTGCTATTCTTAGCTTATACGGTATCACGTGATGGTGGAAAGCCAATCTATGGTCATGAAAGAATTGGCCGTGACGGAAGAAAATTTAAGTGTTTAAAGTTTCGTTCAATGGTTGTAAATTCGCAAGAAGTCTTGGCTGAATTACTTGCTAATGATCCGTTGGCGCGTGAAGAATGGAATAAAGATTTTAAACTAAAAAATGACCCGCGTATTACTAAGATAGGTTCTTTCATACGTAAAACCAGTCTTGATGAACTTCCACAACTTTGGAATGTTTTTATTGGCGAAATGAGTTTGGTTGGACCGCGCCCCATAGTTGAGGCAGAGCTTGAGCGCTATGCAGGCGATGTTGATTACTATTTAATGGCGAAACCTGGCATGACGGGGCTATGGCAAGTTAGTGGTCGTAATGATATTGATTATGATACCCGAGTCTATTTTGATGCATGGTACGTCAAGAATTGGGCACTATGGAACGATATCGCCATACTTTTTAAAACTATTAATGTCGTGCTTAAAAAAGATGGCGCTTATTAAGTGATTTAAGTTTATATGCACTTACGTTTATCCGTTAAGTGCATATTTTTATAACGATTTTAACCTGTCATAAGTTTCTAAGAAAGGAAATATGATGACAATAGTGTCAGAGAATGTACTTCTTGAGAACAGTAAGTGTAGTGAGTCTTTTTATCTAAAAACCTTACGGTGGTTAATAGCACTATTTATAATTGCAAGCCCTTTAAGTCCCTTTGTTGCTAATACGACGATTTATTTGTGGATTCCGCTAGTGTTTTTTGATTATCAATATATAAGATCTTTCAGGGCGGTCTCAAAGGCTGTCTTGCTCTGTGTCTTTATTTGGTTAAGCATGTGTTTTTTATTCTTTAGATATGATTTGGCGCTTAAGTCTTTTGTTCTTATCTTGGGGGTATCTTATCTAGTCAAAGTAGGAACACCTATTACCAATAAAGTTTATTGCTGCATGTTAGTATCGATAGTATGGTGCGTAATACAATTCATTGCATATCAGATTAATCCCTCTTATTCTGCTGCGATTGGTCCTGGCTCCATATCGAAGTTTTTCTGGGGCGAGTTTGCAACGATGACTTTTACCAATCAATACACGCTTTTCCTGTTTCCTCGCATGTCAGGTTTATCACGAGAGGCGGGTTTTTTTGCTTCTCTGCTAATTATTTCTTTCATGATACGTACTAGAGATAATAAACTCAATTTTATCGAGAAATCACTTTTTCTTCTTGGTTATCTTTTCAGTCTCTCGAAGTCTTCGATTACACTAGTTCTCTTCTTTATTCTTTACCCGATGAGAAAATTATTGAGAAAGGTCCCCGTTATTGTCACCTTTATCGGGTTTATTGTCATTTTCGTGTCACTGGCACAATTTTTAAATATTGGGGCGCCGAGCTACTTTATGGTTAATGACTCCATAGCTCACCGCTTATCAGCATCATATCTTATGCTCCATATGAACATTGGCAATCTTCTCTATGGCTGCAACACAGAGTACAATTGCATTGTAGACTACCAGCCCCTGGTCGGTTACCTTACTGATCAAGGTCTAATTCCTGCTGTTGGATTGTCCGGGTTAATTATGGATATGGGGTTACTTGGATTTGTTGGGGTGATATTTGCTTTTTTGATACTTAAACTGGATAGTTATGATGTTGCGATTGTGGCTATATTTACAGCAACAGTTTCTTTCTTTACGGTTGACAGCTTCATAATACTTACTTACTTTTATATTATAACTAATCATAAAGAAAAAAGTAGTTTCGTATAGTATTCTGAGCATTGATTACTCAATGCTCTTTAACGTCTGACCTTGTTAGAAAAATAAGTTTAGATAAAGCTAGCCCTTCTAGAATACTGAGGGGCTCTTTCTAGATAAGGATTCTCTTACCTATAAGCAGTGTTTAGTGAGGCTTGGCCTCATGCCATTTTCATATACCAATTCATCCCATTATTTCGAAATAAATTCGCTTCCATAATCAGTCCCAGTCTGGATTCAGTGTCCGATACGTTTTCATAAGCATCCTATTCTATACAAACCCCAAACCCCAAACCCCAAACCCCAGTATTGAACTGCATTATGTAGTCTTGGCCTTTCCTGACCCATCAATGCCATGATGCTGTGCTTACATCCTGGGTTTAATTCCTAACATTCCTAACGTCGATACATGTAAATACGTAGACATCCGTTGCGATACAGAGAGGCTATGTAGAGCGAATTCCCCTCACACCACACAGGATCTGCCAGTGACAGATTTTTTTTTGAATCTGACGACGTCTAAAGCAGGATCTGGCACTCCTCCCTCTACGGCTGGTTTTTTGCCTTCGAGTTAGAATAGGCTCTGCTGTTCTGTTTCCTCGCCGCTTATAACCCCTCCCAATCGTAATTATGGCTAGGTTTTCTTTGGCTGACAATCCGAGTGTAAGAGAGAAGAAAAATTGAGTGCCCCTGTCCATACAGGATCGTTCTTCAGGTAAAATGCAATAGTGTTAATATTTTTCCGTTCTGTTTGGATAAATTCTTCCACTACAACCCGTAGTTAATCTCAGAATATATTTTTTAATGATATGGATTGAAGCTATTTTTTTAGAATGGATTTAGACACGTGGTTTGTCTCGTATTTTCGCATCTATTTGTTTTGCTTTTTCTATTTGGTTTTTTTGTATTGTGGTGTTAATCAATGATGCTATTTTTTAATTGCCGTGAAATGTATTGCTATCCTTTTGTTTTTGTATAGGAAAATTATTATTTTTAATTCTTGACAGAAAAAAGAAGCTGTACTTAACTTAAACTGCTACTCGTGGTTGTCTTTTTTTGTTTTTTGTCGTCCATCATATTGAATGATTGGGGGTTTTATGGCTTCTTTAGCAGTTCAAACAAATGTTGTTGCGATGTATTACGCTATTCTGGGGCAGAAACCCAGCGAGGCTTTTTTTGACATTCAAGGCCAAAATATCCAGTATGGCCTGCAAACAACGAGTGATTTTGTTAACTCTGTGCTGACATCAACCGATGGACAAGCTCTTTATGCCGGTAAGTCGGATTCTGATATTTTAACTGCTGTATATACTAAGGCTTATGGTGTTGCTCCTACAGCTGCTGTTCTGTCGGGGTATTTGACTAACGGTGACACGTTGGCACAAAATATTGCATCACTTACTATTAGCCTGATTACTTATAACGGATTTGATAGTACTTTATTATCTCAGCAGCAAGCTTTTCAACAAATTTTGAATACTGCACTCTATGCAGGAGATGGTGCTGCGACAGGTTTGGGGGGAACTACAGTTAAAGGAATTGCATACATCATGGGGACTTACCCTACTGATGCTATCTTGCAATCCATTGGTACAGGGATCAACGGGGGCACAGCGACTGAAATTGACGCTGCAACTGCTTTACTACAACTTCGTCCTGGATTGGTTACTGCTACCGCCACCAATTTTGTCAAAAGCATTTTTAAAGCGGGTTATTTACGTGATCCGACGACCACTGAGCTTAATACATATCTTAATGAACTCACATCTGGAGCTAGTCGGGCTCAAGTGATTGTTAATGTATATGACACATTGAAAGCTATAACATCAGGTTCCGATCTAGCTGCCAAACAAAAACTTGTGCTTAGTTCTCCAAGCTATAACGATGGTTATTTACCGGCAAACATGACCAATAAAGAGCAACTTGCATCTCTTTACTTATCTGTTTTTGATCGCCAAATTGATGCTCTGGGGTTGAGCAGCTATACAAGGCAACTTGAGCGTGGAGCAAAAAATTACGACGGAATCATTAAAGAATTTTTGGTTTCTCGTGAATTTGGTATTCATTTCCCGAAAGGCATTACTTTAAGCGACTATATTCAGCTTATTTATACTGATGTTCATGGTGTTGCCGGCACCGCCGCACAGCTCGCACCGTATATTGCTCTGGGCACGGATAAAACGGCTATCACGTTAGCTATCATCAACGATCTTCGTAACTCGACGGCCACTGACGTCACAACCGTAACTCAACAGCATGGTTTTGAATTTGATATCGGTACCAGCTTGCTGTACAAAACAGCTGCGTCTCTGACGGCAACGGCCGCCGGCGGCAACGCGACGGGCAGCGTCAACACCGGCGCATCTCACCAAATTAGCAACGCCGAAACGGCGGTACTGACGGATGTCCAACTGAACGCCAACGCCGCCAGCCTGGTCAACCTGAAGTTCGCCGATCACCTGGCTAACCTGACCATCAACGGCACCAGCGCTGCAACGGTGAACCTGTCTGATAACGGCGTCAACCCTGGCGTGGCGGTGACTGTCAACAACGGCAACGTCATTCTGAACGCCAGCTCCGGTTCAGACAACGTGGTCGTGACTTCGACGGCTAACATCGCGACCGGGACCGCACAGTTTAACCTCGGCGCCGGCAACGACAGCCTGCACTGGGCGGGTAACGCGGTCTCCGGCGGTGCGAACACCGTTGCCAATACCGTCAAGGCTGACGGCGGTACCGGCACGGATTCCATCTCTGCCAACTTCATCACCAAAACCGTCGTGACCAACCAGAACGCCCTGGGCGTTCGCACCAGCACCGTGACCAGCAACGCCAACAACTTCTCGAACTTTGAGCAGATTGATCTGACCGGTTATATCGGTAAGTCTGTCGGTACGCTGATTACGACACCGCTGATTGGTTCACCGACCACCACCAGCGTCACTACGCCAACCAACACCTTCGACTTTGGCCTGACCAACGGCACGTCTACGGTAGAAGGTACTACGGGCGGTACGGTCACCCAGAACGCAGCGGCGACCAACCTGGGGGCGCAAGGGTTCGTGATCTCCGGCCTGGCTAACGTCAACGTCATCAACGCTGCCGGCGGTAACGCCGCACAGCTGGAAGTGAAAGGCGATGCGACCTCAGCCAGTACGCTGAACTTCACCTTCGTCCAAAACGCCACCGACCACTTTAACATCAACTTTGATGCAGTGAGCTCGGCGAACGTGAATGCCGGCGCCATCAGCCTGAACAGCAGCAGCAGTGCGCTGTTGGGCACCGCGCTGACGACGGTGAACGTGGCTTCCGGCGGTACCGGTTCGTTCAACAACATTCTGTCCCTGGCAGGCACCAATGCGCAGGTTCAGACTGTCAACGTGACCGGTGACCATGCGCTGAACTTGACGTTGGGTAGCGGCTTCAGCAACGTTCGTGACGTTAACGCTTCTACCAATACCGGCGGTTTGAACCTGGATTCAAGCCATGCGGGTACCGGTGACGGTATTATCGTGCAGCTGTTGAACGCGTTGCCACTGAGTGCGGTTACCACCGCATTGCTGACCCCGCTGCTGAACACGCTGGGTCTGAACGGTTACCAACTGACGGTAGAAGGGACGTCCACGGCCGACAGCTTCAACGTACTGGGTAACACCACGTTGACCGGGGGCACCGGGGCGAATATCTACGATCTGAAATCCAGTACTTCGCAGGCGGGGGTCACCATCACCGACTTCAGCACTGCGAAAGACAAAATCGTGGATGCGGCTTCCGGCCTGACCCTGTCCAACACTGGTACCGCGGTGGCGGATTACGGTACTCGCGCTTCAGATACGTTGGATGCGCTGTTAGGTTCACTGGTTGGCGGTCTGACTACCGGCGTTGTCGGTCTGTTGGGCGGCATCTTGGGCCTGAGCAATCCTAACTCGCTGACGGCGAAGGTGGGCGTGGCCTCGGTGGTGTTCAGTGGTACAGGTAACAATGCTGACTCCTATGTGATTATTGACAATAACAATAACCACACACTGGATGCTAACGATACCGTCATTTACCTGACTGGCCAGAACCACCAGCAATTGGTGGATACTCTGCACTACGCCTAAGGGTAAAACCACAACAGCCAATAATTCCCTATGGAACTATTGAGTTTTAAATAATGCGGGGGGGTTATTCCCCCGCATGTTTAAATTTGTGAGCAGCATCATCCTCTCTAAGTTATTCCATTTCGTTATCTTCCCGTTGCTTTTTCATTTTCCCGTATCATTCTGTTTTATCATGCCTTTTTAAGGCGTGATGGCCGGTTTTTTTTTTATACCCTACCTTGCCGGTTTTCACTTTCTCTACCTATAGTTAACAAAAGTATCTGCAGTCTCGGGCATTTCTTTGGGGTGAGTCTTCTCGGGATAATTCTTTTTTAGGAATTTCTTTAGGGAAGAGGTCAATGCGGATTGGACTGACAGTGCACATGATGTAAGGGCAGAACGTGAATCAATTTATCCCGCGCAACGAAATTGCGGATGTTATACGGACGCGCAGTAAAGTCTTCTGGACCGTTGGTATATTCACTGCGTTTATTAACCTGTTAATGCTGGTGCCTTCCATTTACATGCTCCAGGTTTACGACCGGGTGCTTCCTTCGCGTAATGAAATCACGCTGTTAATGCTGACGCTGATCATGCTGGGTATGTTCGGCATGATGTCCTTGCTGGAATACGTGCGCAGCATGGTGGTGATCCGCATCGGCAGCCAGCTGGATATGCGTCTCAATACGCGTATCTATACGGCGGCTTACGAGGCGAATTTAAAGAACGGCTCTTCCGATGCCGGCCAGATGTTGAGCGATCTGACCAACGTGCGTCAATTCCTGACCGGCAGTGCGCTGTTCGCCTTCTTCGATGCGCCGTGGTTCCCTATTTATCTGCTGGTGATTTTCCTGTTTAACCCTTGGCTGGGGTTGTTCGCACTGGTGGGCTCCTTGCTGTTGATCGCCCTGGCGATGATCAACGAAGTGGTGTCGAAGAAACCGTTGGCGGATGCCAGCCGGCTTTCAATCATGTCGGGCAATCTGGCCAGCACCAACTTGCGTAATGCCGAAGTGATTGAAGCGTTGGGGATGTTACCCAACCTGAAGGGGCGCTGGTTCAGTTTGCATCAGCGCTTCCTGAACAGCCAACGCATCGCCAGCGAGCGGGCATCACGGGTCACGTCGATCACGAAGTTTGTGCGTCTGTCGCTCCAGTCGCTGGTTTTGGGCCTGGGGGGCTGGCTGGCGATCGATGGGCACATCACGCCGGGCATGATGATCGCCGGTTCCATTTTGATGGGGCGCACGTTGGCGCCTATCGAGCAGGTGATCAACGTTTGGAAAAGCTGGAGCTCCGCCAAGCTGGCTTACCAGCGCCTGGTGCGTTTGTTGGAGCAGCATCCGCCGCGCGGTACCGCCATGTCGCTGCCGCGCCCGGAAGGGGTGATTTCCGTTGAAGGGGTGACCGCGACGCCGCCCGGTTCGAAGGGGAGCGCGGTGTTGCATAACGTCAGCTTCGCCATTCAGCCGGGAGACGTGCTGGGGATTATCGGGCCGAGTGCGTCCGGCAAGTCGACGTTGGCGCGCCTGCTGGTCGGCATCTGGCCGGTCAGCGAAGGCATCGTGCGGCTGGACAACGCCGACATCTACCAGTGGAACAAGGACGAGCTGGGGCCTTACATCGGCTATCTGCCGCAGGATATTGAGCTGTTCGCCGGCAGCATCGCGGAGAACATCGCCCGCTTCAACGAGCTGGACTCGGAGAAAGTGATCGAGGCCGCTAAGTTGGCCGGGGTACATGAGCTGATTCTGCGCTTCCCCAATGGCTATGATTCGGTTATTGGCAGCGGAGGCGCCGGGCTTTCCGGCGGACAGAAACAGCGTATCGGTTTGGCGCGCGCGCTGTATGGCGATCCCTCTCTTATCGTGCTGGATGAACCCAACTCCAATCTGGACGATGCCGGCGAGCGGGCGTTGAACCAGGCCATTACGTTCCTTAAACAGCGGAATAAGACGGTGATCCTGATTACGCACCGCACCAATCTGCTGGCGATGACCAACAAGCTGTTGCTGCTGGTTAATGGGAACGTCAATGCGTTTGGCCCAACGCAGCAGGTGCTGCAGGCCTTGGCGAATGCGCAAAAAGCGCAGGTGCCAACGCAGGCGGTGCGTGCGGTGAACTCCGAGCCGGATGAAGGCGATGTTCCTAAAACTCAAATTAATTAAGCCGTGAACTGGCCTGGCGGCGCCGTTGCGTCGCCGGCAGTCAAAGGAGTTGGTATGTCTACGCATATTGGCGAGCCGAATGACTCGTACTCAGAACAGATCCCGCTGGATGAGCGCCGTTATACCCGTCTCGGGTGGTTGGCGCTGGGTGTGGGCGTGTTCGGTTTCTTGGCCTGGGCGGCGTTTGCACCTTTGGACAAAGGGGTCGCGTCGCCGGGATCGGTAACCGTTTCCGGCAACCGTAAAACGGTGCAGGCACCGGCCAGCGGCATCATCAAAAATATCGTGGTGAAAGACGGCGACAAGGTGAAAGCCGGCGAAGTCCTGGTTCAGTTGAGCCAGGTGCAGGCACAGGCGCAGGTCGATTCGCTGCGCGATCAGTATTACACCACGCTGGCGACCGAAGGGCGCTTGCTGGCTGAACGGGACGGTCTGAGCAAGGTCACTTTTTCCCCTGTTTTCGCTCAGGTTAAGGAGCAGCCACGTGTCGCGGAGATCGTTGCGCTGCAGACGCAGCTGTTCGCCTCCCGCCGCCAAGGGCTGCAAAGTGAAATTGACGGTTATAAGCAGTCGATGGACGGGATCCGTTTCCAATTGAAAGGCCTGCAGGACTCACGTGCCAACAAACAGATCCAACTCTCCAGCCTGCGTGAGCAGATGAACAGCATGAAACAGCTGGCGGCGGACGGTTACTTGCCGCGCAACCGCTATCTGGAAATTCAGCGCCAGTTCGCCGAGGTGAACAGCAGCATCGATGAAACCGTCGGGCGGATTGGCCAACTGCAAAAGCAGCTGCAGGAATCTCAGCAACGCATCGATCAGCGCTTCGCCGACTATCAGCGCGAAGTCAGAACGCAGCTGGCGCAAACCCAAATGGACGCCAGCGAGTTCCGCAACAAGCTGCAAATGGCCGATTTCGATCTGGGCAACACCGCCATCACCTCACCGGTGGACGGCACCGTGGTCGGATTGAATATCTTCACTCAGGGGGGCGTCGTGGGAGCGGGTGACCACCTGATGGACGTGGTACCCAGCCAGGCGACATTGGTGGTGGATTCTCGCCTCAAAGTTGACCTGATCGATAAGGTGTACAACGGGTTGCCGGTGGATCTGATGTTTACCGCCTTCAACCAAAACAAAACCCCGAAAATTCCGGGAACGGTCACGCTGGTTTCCGCCGATCGTCTGGTCGACAAAACCAATGGCGAACCTTACTACCAGATGCAGGTCACGGTCTCGCCGGAGGGCATGAAAATGCTCAGTGGCGAGGACATCAAGCCGGGGATGCCGGTGGAAGTGTTCGTGAAAACGGGGTCACGCTCGCTGCTGAGCTATCTGTTTAAACCTATTTTGGATCGCGCTCATACTTCATTAACCGAGGAATAATTTTGATTCATTCAAAACGACAGGCTGCCGGTCTGGTTATCGGCACCCTTTTGTTTGCGATGTCTGCGCCGGTTTATTCGATAGGGATTTTAGACGCATATTCGCTGGCATTAGAAAAGGACCCGACCTTCCGGGCGGCTATAAAAGAAAAAGAAGCGGGAGATGAGAACGAAAATATCGGCAGGGCGGGGCTGCTGCCGAAGGTATCGCTGAACTACCAGAATTCGCCGCGCAACTGGCAAACGCAGAAGTACCCGCAAAGCGATTTCTTTGGCAACATTACGGAAGCGACGCGGCGTCAGCAGTACCGCAGCTACTCCAGCTCGGTGACGTTGACGCAGCCGCTGTTCGACTATGAGGCCTATGCGCGTTACAAAGGCGGCGTGGCGCAGACGATGATGTCGGATGAACGCTACCGCGGCAAACTGCTCGATCTGGCGGTGAGGGTGATCAGCGCCTACGTCGAAGTGGCCTATTCCAAAGATCAAATCGCCTTGGCCGAGGCGCAAAAAACAGCCTATAAAGAGCAGCTGGCGTTGAACGATCGGCTGATGAGCGCGGGTGAGGGGACGTTGACCGACGTTTCCGAAACGCAGGCGCGCTACAGCCTGGCCGAGGCACAGGTGATCGAGGCGCGCGACGCGCTGGATGCCGCACAGCGCGAGCTGGAGGTGATCATCGGCGTGCCGTTGAATCAACTGGATGAGCTGCAGGTCTTACGGCCGGGCAAGTTCCAGGTGGCTCCGCTGATCCCGTCGAAGTTTGAAGAGTGGCAAAAGATCGCCCTGGAGAATAACCCGTTGCTGGCCGCCTCGCGCCACGGCGTCGATGCGGCAAAATACGAGGTAGAGAGAAACCGCGCCGGCTTTATGCCGAGTGTGCAACTCTATGCTTCGCATTCGGAGAACGATTCCAGCAGCGACAACACGGTTAATCAGAAATATCGCACCGACAGTATCGGGGTGCAGGTGAGTTTGCCGATTTACTCCGGTGGCGGCGTGGCGGCCTCAACGCGGCAGGCGGCGGCACGCTACGGCCAGGCGATGGCCGAGATGGACACGCAGGTTGGCTCGACGCTGAACGATCTGCGCAAACAGTTCAATCTGTGCATCAGCAGCCGCGCCAAGCTGGCGGCCTACGAGCTGGCGGTGAAGTCGGCGACCACGCAGGTGACGGCGACCCGGCAGAGCGTTTTGGCGGGGCAGCGCGTCAACGTCGATGTGCTCA
It includes:
- a CDS encoding glycosyltransferase family 4 protein codes for the protein MFQEKINVGIVADWLVTYAGAEKVIKEFFEIYPEADLYSVVDFLSDESRINFKGKKAKTTFIQTLPRAKRAYQKYLPLMPLAIEQLDVSNHNVILSSSHAVSKGVLTGPDQLHICYVHSPIRYAWDLQHQYLKESGLDRGLKGMLAKWLLHKIRIWDCRTTNGVDHFVANSQFIARRIKKVYGRDADVIYPPVDVERFNFCSEKEDYYVTASRLVPYKRVDLIVDAFSAMPDKKLVVIGDGSEMKKIKSKAAGNVEILGYQTNDVMQKYMERARAFIFAAEEDFGITPVEAQACGTPVIAYGKGGSLETVRPFGVMHPTGILFDQQTPQSVIAAVQHFEKIKDSFVAEDCRNHAMKFSSERFQKEMGEYISSKWEQFEESKKIVY
- a CDS encoding beta strand repeat-containing protein, giving the protein MASLAVQTNVVAMYYAILGQKPSEAFFDIQGQNIQYGLQTTSDFVNSVLTSTDGQALYAGKSDSDILTAVYTKAYGVAPTAAVLSGYLTNGDTLAQNIASLTISLITYNGFDSTLLSQQQAFQQILNTALYAGDGAATGLGGTTVKGIAYIMGTYPTDAILQSIGTGINGGTATEIDAATALLQLRPGLVTATATNFVKSIFKAGYLRDPTTTELNTYLNELTSGASRAQVIVNVYDTLKAITSGSDLAAKQKLVLSSPSYNDGYLPANMTNKEQLASLYLSVFDRQIDALGLSSYTRQLERGAKNYDGIIKEFLVSREFGIHFPKGITLSDYIQLIYTDVHGVAGTAAQLAPYIALGTDKTAITLAIINDLRNSTATDVTTVTQQHGFEFDIGTSLLYKTAASLTATAAGGNATGSVNTGASHQISNAETAVLTDVQLNANAASLVNLKFADHLANLTINGTSAATVNLSDNGVNPGVAVTVNNGNVILNASSGSDNVVVTSTANIATGTAQFNLGAGNDSLHWAGNAVSGGANTVANTVKADGGTGTDSISANFITKTVVTNQNALGVRTSTVTSNANNFSNFEQIDLTGYIGKSVGTLITTPLIGSPTTTSVTTPTNTFDFGLTNGTSTVEGTTGGTVTQNAAATNLGAQGFVISGLANVNVINAAGGNAAQLEVKGDATSASTLNFTFVQNATDHFNINFDAVSSANVNAGAISLNSSSSALLGTALTTVNVASGGTGSFNNILSLAGTNAQVQTVNVTGDHALNLTLGSGFSNVRDVNASTNTGGLNLDSSHAGTGDGIIVQLLNALPLSAVTTALLTPLLNTLGLNGYQLTVEGTSTADSFNVLGNTTLTGGTGANIYDLKSSTSQAGVTITDFSTAKDKIVDAASGLTLSNTGTAVADYGTRASDTLDALLGSLVGGLTTGVVGLLGGILGLSNPNSLTAKVGVASVVFSGTGNNADSYVIIDNNNNHTLDANDTVIYLTGQNHQQLVDTLHYA
- a CDS encoding type I secretion system permease/ATPase, whose product is MNQFIPRNEIADVIRTRSKVFWTVGIFTAFINLLMLVPSIYMLQVYDRVLPSRNEITLLMLTLIMLGMFGMMSLLEYVRSMVVIRIGSQLDMRLNTRIYTAAYEANLKNGSSDAGQMLSDLTNVRQFLTGSALFAFFDAPWFPIYLLVIFLFNPWLGLFALVGSLLLIALAMINEVVSKKPLADASRLSIMSGNLASTNLRNAEVIEALGMLPNLKGRWFSLHQRFLNSQRIASERASRVTSITKFVRLSLQSLVLGLGGWLAIDGHITPGMMIAGSILMGRTLAPIEQVINVWKSWSSAKLAYQRLVRLLEQHPPRGTAMSLPRPEGVISVEGVTATPPGSKGSAVLHNVSFAIQPGDVLGIIGPSASGKSTLARLLVGIWPVSEGIVRLDNADIYQWNKDELGPYIGYLPQDIELFAGSIAENIARFNELDSEKVIEAAKLAGVHELILRFPNGYDSVIGSGGAGLSGGQKQRIGLARALYGDPSLIVLDEPNSNLDDAGERALNQAITFLKQRNKTVILITHRTNLLAMTNKLLLLVNGNVNAFGPTQQVLQALANAQKAQVPTQAVRAVNSEPDEGDVPKTQIN
- a CDS encoding HlyD family type I secretion periplasmic adaptor subunit — encoded protein: MSTHIGEPNDSYSEQIPLDERRYTRLGWLALGVGVFGFLAWAAFAPLDKGVASPGSVTVSGNRKTVQAPASGIIKNIVVKDGDKVKAGEVLVQLSQVQAQAQVDSLRDQYYTTLATEGRLLAERDGLSKVTFSPVFAQVKEQPRVAEIVALQTQLFASRRQGLQSEIDGYKQSMDGIRFQLKGLQDSRANKQIQLSSLREQMNSMKQLAADGYLPRNRYLEIQRQFAEVNSSIDETVGRIGQLQKQLQESQQRIDQRFADYQREVRTQLAQTQMDASEFRNKLQMADFDLGNTAITSPVDGTVVGLNIFTQGGVVGAGDHLMDVVPSQATLVVDSRLKVDLIDKVYNGLPVDLMFTAFNQNKTPKIPGTVTLVSADRLVDKTNGEPYYQMQVTVSPEGMKMLSGEDIKPGMPVEVFVKTGSRSLLSYLFKPILDRAHTSLTEE
- a CDS encoding TolC family outer membrane protein → MIHSKRQAAGLVIGTLLFAMSAPVYSIGILDAYSLALEKDPTFRAAIKEKEAGDENENIGRAGLLPKVSLNYQNSPRNWQTQKYPQSDFFGNITEATRRQQYRSYSSSVTLTQPLFDYEAYARYKGGVAQTMMSDERYRGKLLDLAVRVISAYVEVAYSKDQIALAEAQKTAYKEQLALNDRLMSAGEGTLTDVSETQARYSLAEAQVIEARDALDAAQRELEVIIGVPLNQLDELQVLRPGKFQVAPLIPSKFEEWQKIALENNPLLAASRHGVDAAKYEVERNRAGFMPSVQLYASHSENDSSSDNTVNQKYRTDSIGVQVSLPIYSGGGVAASTRQAAARYGQAMAEMDTQVGSTLNDLRKQFNLCISSRAKLAAYELAVKSATTQVTATRQSVLAGQRVNVDVLNAEQQLYSAQRDLASAKYTYIKSWITLLSDSGTLDEKDVLRVAQYFARSS